From one Paenibacillus terrae HPL-003 genomic stretch:
- a CDS encoding MFS transporter — translation MPWISKMLDEPRKWPRNIRLFFIANLLYQMGTGMFSVLYNLYIQGLGFGDDMNGRVVSMQALATALLFIPVGFLGDRRSRKHMLVIGALFSGVAFLIRTFTDTSGSMLVFAVVSGVFAAFIQVLAVPFLAESISKAQRLKIFSYYSALVLAAQVMGSFGGGVLADGLQTWGITQLSSLRVALFLGGTATLMAFIPLLFMTEASHVEEEASLAKPTPETVTAEATTALPVPPAPAASSDTRVIGQFVLAQFFLGLGSGLVIPYLNLYFTNRFSVSLSAMSLLIALGQLMTILSMLIGPTLGSRIGLVKAVVGFQLLSLPFLLITGFTNVLWIASISFLFRQALMNAANPLQTAILVERVSDKNRGIANSVLQTTWMLGTAGMGPVQAYLVTTYGNYWGYAITFSMTGVFYILSSLVYYWMFRENRPSVGQLLQNPASP, via the coding sequence GTGCCATGGATTAGCAAAATGTTAGACGAGCCTCGAAAGTGGCCGCGTAATATCCGATTGTTTTTTATCGCCAATCTGCTGTATCAGATGGGTACTGGAATGTTTTCCGTTCTATATAATCTGTATATCCAGGGGCTTGGCTTCGGGGATGACATGAATGGCCGAGTAGTGAGCATGCAAGCACTGGCTACAGCCTTGCTGTTTATTCCGGTCGGTTTTTTAGGGGATCGGAGGAGCCGCAAACACATGCTGGTCATCGGTGCATTATTCAGCGGTGTCGCCTTTCTCATCCGTACCTTTACGGATACCAGTGGCAGTATGCTGGTTTTCGCCGTCGTTTCGGGTGTATTCGCCGCCTTTATTCAGGTGCTGGCTGTACCCTTTTTAGCGGAAAGCATCAGCAAAGCCCAACGCTTGAAAATATTCAGCTATTACTCGGCTCTTGTACTCGCAGCACAGGTCATGGGGAGCTTTGGCGGTGGTGTACTTGCGGATGGGCTGCAAACGTGGGGGATCACACAGCTCTCCAGTCTGCGGGTCGCCCTGTTCCTCGGAGGAACGGCAACTTTGATGGCTTTTATTCCATTATTGTTCATGACAGAAGCCTCTCACGTCGAAGAAGAAGCATCCCTCGCCAAACCGACACCTGAAACAGTGACGGCGGAAGCCACGACCGCTTTACCAGTACCACCTGCTCCTGCTGCTTCTTCGGATACCCGAGTCATCGGACAATTTGTTCTTGCCCAGTTTTTTCTCGGGTTGGGCTCAGGTCTGGTCATCCCGTACCTCAATTTGTATTTTACGAACCGCTTTTCCGTATCGCTCAGTGCGATGAGTTTGCTGATTGCTCTCGGTCAACTGATGACGATCCTCTCCATGCTGATCGGGCCTACGCTTGGCAGCCGGATCGGACTGGTCAAGGCTGTCGTTGGCTTTCAACTGCTCTCGCTCCCGTTTCTCCTGATTACCGGCTTCACGAATGTCCTCTGGATTGCTTCGATCAGCTTTCTATTCAGGCAAGCCTTGATGAATGCGGCCAATCCGCTGCAAACCGCCATTCTGGTGGAACGTGTATCGGATAAGAACCGAGGCATTGCCAACTCGGTTCTCCAGACGACCTGGATGCTCGGCACCGCAGGCATGGGACCTGTACAGGCCTATCTGGTTACGACCTACGGCAACTACTGGGGCTATGCCATCACATTCAGCATGACAGGTGTGTTTTATATTTTGTCCTCCCTCGTCTACTATTGGATGTTCCGAGAAAACCGCCCGTCCGTGGGTCAGCTTTTACAAAACCCGGCAAGCCCGTAA
- a CDS encoding FUSC family protein, with the protein MALAFGARVLKTGIAVTLALFLSTLLNTHSPVGAAIAAIFAMQPSIYRSWRYFLDQLQTSTLGAIMALVGGMVFSNEPIAVGLVCVLVLMICLKINMADTVGLTLVTVVSVMEASGDWKFAVTRFVLTLIGIVSAFVINVTVFPPKPKRQFINQIQSVFNSMSLLLRTAISDEIKESVFKEEKGNLEGAIKSLSDKYHLFEEEQKKLKRSRFSQTRQMVVYKQMLGSLHKGYEVLDAVERHYFQSVRPKGTDAFFDGHLELLIRFHEHALLKFEDKLKPNEDESEMFQQANGEFMKHAITRFDHCQEGMLRLSIVAAAMYDYGHQLERLSRLAEHIHPVEESK; encoded by the coding sequence ATGGCTTTGGCTTTTGGAGCACGGGTGTTAAAAACGGGAATCGCAGTGACGCTCGCCCTTTTTTTGAGCACGCTCTTGAATACCCATTCGCCTGTGGGGGCAGCGATAGCCGCTATTTTTGCCATGCAACCATCGATTTACAGGTCGTGGCGTTATTTTCTGGATCAACTCCAAACAAGCACATTGGGTGCAATCATGGCGTTGGTGGGCGGAATGGTGTTTTCAAATGAACCGATTGCGGTCGGATTGGTATGTGTACTGGTACTTATGATATGTCTGAAAATAAATATGGCTGATACGGTAGGTTTGACACTCGTTACCGTTGTTTCTGTAATGGAGGCTTCCGGTGACTGGAAGTTTGCGGTGACCCGTTTTGTGCTCACCTTAATCGGGATAGTTTCTGCTTTTGTCATTAATGTTACTGTTTTTCCCCCGAAACCAAAAAGGCAGTTTATCAATCAGATTCAGAGTGTGTTTAACAGTATGTCCTTGCTGCTGCGCACCGCTATTTCCGATGAGATTAAGGAGTCTGTCTTTAAAGAGGAAAAAGGCAATTTGGAGGGAGCCATAAAATCGCTATCGGATAAATATCATTTGTTCGAGGAAGAGCAGAAGAAGCTCAAGCGCTCCCGGTTCAGTCAGACGAGACAGATGGTGGTATACAAGCAAATGCTCGGAAGTTTGCATAAAGGGTATGAGGTACTGGACGCGGTGGAAAGGCACTATTTCCAGTCTGTGCGACCGAAGGGAACGGATGCGTTTTTTGATGGTCATCTGGAGCTGCTGATCCGGTTCCATGAACATGCGCTGCTGAAGTTTGAAGATAAGCTGAAACCGAACGAGGACGAAAGCGAAATGTTCCAGCAGGCGAACGGCGAATTTATGAAGCATGCGATTACCCGTTTTGACCACTGTCAGGAGGGAATGCTGAGACTCTCGATTGTGGCTGCTGCGATGTATGACTATGGTCATCAACTGGAGCGGTTGAGCAGACTGGCGGAACATATTCATCCTGTCGAAGAGAGCAAATAG
- the helD gene encoding RNA polymerase recycling motor HelD produces the protein MPVATEQQWNEEQRRVEDVTAVISGRIRKLETEVGSVRGDVVDMRKDFWDEVTINFSEADDVGETSTSLRQQSEILSERERRHKHSTEALGRLKKLLESPYFARIDFAEEGQPAERVYLGIASLLDNQDKEFLVYDWRAPISNLYYDNMPGPASYKTPAGEMEGELTLKRQFSIRDGQIRFMFDTGVTIGDELLQAVLSRSSDAQMKSIVATIQREQNRIIRDDRSRMLIVQGAAGSGKTSAALQRVAYLLYKYRDRLRADQVVLFSPNPMFNSYVSTVLPELGEENMLQATLQEYLERRLGREFQLEDPFEQLEYVLSASSQTGYEARMEGIRFKSSKTFLQAITGYKAYLEQEGMRFKPIRFQGREVVPVEEMVRRFYGFDSSVRLANRLELLRDWMLKELARFGKEECSAPWVDQQMDLMEPEDYQRAYNRMRRKSKNKGHTFDDFTREREILARMVVSDRLKPLRKWIKALRFVDTTRLYGELFLNETLLSQLANHAELPDSWSEISRQTLDRMQAGELAYEDVTPFLYLRELMLGFRSNSNIRHVFIDEAQDYSPFQLAFFKRLFPQAKMTALGDFNQAIYAHASVLQDAEPLYELYGAEQTEMISLTRSYRSTQEIVEFTRGMVAGGEHIVPFNRKGEKPRVTEVRSRETLHRLIVGNITELLAEGYESVAVICKNAGESAAAYEALEGELPVKPRLIKKTTPAFEKGVHIIPAYLAKGVEFDAVLIYDGSAEQYQRESERKLFYTACTRAMHLLHIYTRGEITPFVSSQESDTYARKVEESDPVL, from the coding sequence ATGCCAGTGGCTACTGAGCAGCAATGGAACGAGGAACAACGGAGAGTAGAGGACGTGACTGCTGTCATTAGCGGGCGAATTCGGAAGCTGGAGACGGAGGTTGGCTCTGTACGCGGAGATGTCGTAGATATGCGTAAAGACTTTTGGGATGAGGTAACGATCAACTTTAGTGAAGCGGATGATGTGGGAGAGACATCCACCAGTTTACGTCAGCAATCTGAAATTCTGTCGGAACGGGAGCGCAGGCACAAGCATTCTACAGAGGCGCTAGGTCGTTTGAAAAAGCTGTTGGAATCACCGTATTTTGCACGTATTGATTTTGCTGAGGAAGGGCAGCCCGCAGAGCGTGTTTATCTGGGGATTGCTTCCCTGCTGGATAATCAGGACAAGGAATTTCTGGTCTACGACTGGCGTGCGCCTATTTCCAATCTCTATTACGATAATATGCCGGGTCCTGCTTCCTATAAGACTCCGGCAGGGGAAATGGAAGGAGAACTGACGCTCAAGCGCCAATTCTCGATTCGAGATGGACAGATTCGTTTTATGTTCGATACAGGGGTAACGATTGGAGACGAGCTGCTACAGGCGGTGCTGAGTCGCAGCTCGGATGCTCAGATGAAAAGTATCGTGGCAACTATCCAAAGGGAGCAGAATCGCATCATTCGTGATGATCGAAGCCGGATGCTTATCGTACAGGGGGCGGCGGGTAGCGGTAAAACCTCTGCTGCGCTTCAGAGAGTAGCGTATTTGCTGTATAAGTACCGTGACCGCTTACGCGCGGATCAGGTAGTGCTATTTTCGCCCAATCCGATGTTTAACAGCTATGTTTCAACGGTACTGCCTGAATTGGGTGAGGAAAATATGCTCCAGGCGACTCTTCAGGAGTATTTGGAGCGTCGGTTGGGCCGGGAGTTTCAACTGGAAGACCCTTTTGAGCAGCTGGAATATGTATTGTCGGCATCTTCACAGACGGGGTATGAGGCCAGAATGGAAGGCATCCGCTTTAAGTCGTCCAAGACGTTTTTGCAAGCAATTACCGGATACAAGGCGTATTTGGAACAGGAGGGTATGCGTTTTAAACCGATCCGGTTTCAAGGGCGCGAGGTGGTTCCAGTGGAGGAAATGGTGCGTAGGTTTTATGGGTTTGACTCTTCGGTGCGGCTGGCCAATCGACTGGAACTGCTTCGGGATTGGATGCTCAAGGAGCTGGCCCGTTTCGGTAAAGAGGAATGCTCCGCTCCATGGGTAGATCAGCAGATGGACCTGATGGAGCCTGAGGATTACCAGCGTGCTTATAATCGTATGCGGCGTAAATCCAAGAATAAGGGCCATACCTTTGACGATTTTACACGTGAACGGGAAATATTGGCGCGAATGGTGGTCAGTGACCGCTTGAAGCCTTTGCGTAAATGGATCAAAGCGCTTCGCTTTGTGGACACGACCCGCTTATATGGCGAGTTGTTCCTGAATGAGACGCTGCTGAGCCAGCTGGCCAATCACGCCGAGCTGCCCGATAGCTGGAGTGAAATCAGCCGTCAAACGCTGGATCGGATGCAGGCCGGGGAACTGGCTTATGAGGACGTGACACCCTTTTTGTATCTGCGTGAGCTGATGTTGGGCTTTCGTTCCAATAGCAATATCCGTCATGTGTTTATTGATGAAGCACAGGACTATTCACCCTTTCAGTTGGCTTTTTTCAAACGTTTGTTTCCACAGGCTAAAATGACCGCGCTGGGTGATTTTAATCAGGCGATCTATGCGCATGCTTCTGTGCTTCAGGATGCGGAGCCTCTCTATGAGCTGTATGGAGCGGAACAGACCGAGATGATTTCCCTGACACGCAGCTACCGCTCGACACAGGAAATTGTGGAGTTTACCCGGGGAATGGTGGCTGGAGGCGAGCATATTGTACCGTTTAACCGCAAGGGGGAGAAGCCTCGTGTTACGGAGGTACGTTCGCGTGAAACGCTGCATCGTCTGATCGTCGGAAACATCACGGAATTGCTGGCAGAAGGTTATGAATCCGTGGCAGTGATCTGCAAAAATGCCGGAGAAAGTGCGGCAGCCTATGAAGCGCTCGAAGGAGAGTTGCCTGTGAAGCCAAGGCTGATCAAGAAGACAACCCCGGCTTTTGAAAAGGGAGTCCATATCATTCCGGCTTACCTGGCAAAAGGCGTGGAATTTGATGCGGTCCTGATCTATGACGGCTCAGCGGAGCAATATCAGCGTGAAAGTGAGCGCAAGCTGTTCTACACCGCATGTACGCGGGCTATGCATTTGCTACACATCTATACAAGAGGCGAAATTACACCGTTCGTGAGTTCGCAGGAATCGGATACGTATGCCCGTAAAGTGGAAGAAAGTGATCCTGTTCTGTAA
- a CDS encoding adenine deaminase, which translates to MDMKSVFQRPPLADCVPELVATARGERKASLVIRGGTLVNVVSGELLPGMSIAVQGSRIAYVGRDVSHTIGEDTVIIEAEGRYMAPGLLDGHCHIESTQLTVTEFAKAVLPLGVTGGFFDPHEISNVLGLKGLRLMLDEARTTPLAAYMQVASCVPSTGPELETTGASFGPAEVAEALSWGPDMIGLGEVMNFPGVVYGDDVMIGEIQATLRAGKVADGHFTWASDDWRLPVYAAAGITGDHECVTPEDVAERIRLGMYAKMRQGSAWHDVAETIRASTEMGLDTRRMMLVTDDRSAESLLHEGQMDFVVRHAIAQGVKPVTAFQMATLNTAERFGVARDIGSIIPGAIADIILLDGRLAEVNVTATIAAGQLVAEHGQMVADWDGFAYPAEVMDTVRLGRDLSAADFRIAAPVQEGNVPVRVIRVTENHVDTKEVRMTVPVRNGEVAADPAQDLCKIAVFERHHASGSHAVALVTGVGFTEPAAIAMTVAHDSHNLLVIGNDDELMTQAAKQAVAMRGGVVVVSASGETRFPLPIAGLMSPAPFAEVAAQSESISRALQQSGCVLNNALMTLSLLALVVIPEIRLSDQGLVVIGADGIRKVSLFVEEDIAEA; encoded by the coding sequence ATGGACATGAAGAGTGTATTTCAACGCCCGCCGCTGGCGGACTGTGTACCCGAGCTGGTAGCTACAGCCAGAGGGGAGCGCAAGGCATCGCTGGTTATCCGCGGAGGAACGCTGGTCAATGTGGTATCGGGCGAATTATTACCGGGAATGTCTATTGCTGTGCAGGGCTCCCGTATCGCATACGTCGGGCGGGACGTTAGCCATACCATTGGAGAAGATACCGTGATCATTGAAGCGGAAGGCCGCTATATGGCACCGGGATTACTGGATGGACATTGTCACATTGAAAGCACGCAGCTTACGGTGACCGAGTTTGCAAAAGCTGTGCTGCCGCTGGGCGTGACTGGTGGATTTTTTGACCCGCATGAAATTTCCAATGTGCTCGGTCTGAAAGGACTTCGCCTGATGCTTGATGAAGCACGCACGACACCGCTGGCTGCTTACATGCAGGTGGCTTCTTGTGTTCCGTCCACAGGGCCGGAACTGGAAACGACAGGGGCCTCCTTCGGCCCGGCGGAAGTCGCGGAAGCCTTAAGCTGGGGCCCGGATATGATCGGGCTGGGCGAAGTTATGAATTTCCCGGGCGTCGTCTATGGAGACGATGTGATGATCGGGGAAATTCAGGCCACGCTGCGCGCGGGCAAGGTGGCGGACGGCCATTTTACATGGGCCTCCGACGATTGGCGGCTGCCGGTATATGCAGCCGCAGGGATTACGGGCGACCACGAGTGTGTCACGCCCGAGGATGTAGCCGAGCGTATCCGGCTCGGCATGTATGCCAAAATGCGGCAGGGCTCCGCATGGCATGATGTGGCCGAGACCATCCGCGCCAGCACGGAAATGGGCCTCGATACCCGTCGCATGATGCTGGTGACGGATGACCGCAGCGCGGAATCCTTGCTCCATGAGGGTCAGATGGACTTCGTCGTGCGTCATGCCATTGCGCAGGGCGTCAAGCCCGTGACCGCGTTTCAGATGGCTACGCTGAATACGGCAGAGCGCTTTGGCGTAGCGCGGGATATCGGCTCTATTATTCCGGGGGCGATTGCCGATATTATTTTGCTTGATGGCCGACTGGCCGAAGTGAACGTGACCGCTACGATTGCGGCGGGTCAATTGGTGGCCGAGCATGGCCAAATGGTCGCCGATTGGGATGGCTTCGCTTATCCGGCGGAAGTGATGGACACGGTCCGTCTGGGACGAGACCTGAGTGCTGCGGATTTCCGCATTGCAGCTCCAGTACAGGAGGGGAACGTACCTGTACGAGTGATTCGTGTCACAGAAAATCATGTGGACACGAAGGAAGTGCGGATGACCGTTCCGGTCCGCAATGGTGAGGTCGCGGCAGATCCCGCGCAGGATCTGTGCAAAATAGCCGTCTTCGAGCGGCATCATGCCAGTGGCAGCCACGCGGTGGCACTCGTGACGGGCGTCGGTTTCACCGAGCCTGCTGCAATTGCCATGACTGTGGCGCATGACAGCCACAACCTGCTCGTCATTGGCAACGATGACGAGTTGATGACCCAGGCGGCGAAGCAGGCCGTGGCTATGCGCGGCGGCGTTGTGGTTGTGTCCGCCTCGGGCGAAACACGCTTCCCACTGCCTATCGCCGGGCTGATGTCTCCTGCGCCGTTTGCAGAGGTGGCTGCGCAGTCCGAGAGCATCAGCCGGGCACTTCAGCAATCCGGCTGTGTGCTGAATAACGCGCTGATGACATTGTCGCTGCTGGCGCTGGTCGTCATCCCTGAAATCCGTCTGTCGGATCAGGGTCTTGTTGTGATCGGAGCAGACGGTATCCGCAAGGTTTCGCTCTTCGTGGAAGAGGATATTGCGGAAGCCTGA